A genome region from Methanococcoides burtonii DSM 6242 includes the following:
- the ablB gene encoding putative beta-lysine N-acetyltransferase: MKDTIEKIGNSIIQHGRYNDRIYLMKLDPEDIHSLLDKLDALAEKESYSKIFTKVPEYFKELLCDRNYLCEAAIPQYYDGKENAVIMSKFLDDKRSIDCLNERHENVLTTALSKRNDQQSNVPSEYSIRICDKSDISQMADLYNKTFETYPFPIHDPDYLLKTIEDNVVYFGAFKEDQIIALSSSEIEYGHLNVEMTDFATLPEFRGKGLSSYLLGKMEDEMKAKGIKTAYTIARASSYGMNIVFAKCGYEYCGRLVNNTNISGNIESMNIWYRTFQTD; the protein is encoded by the coding sequence TTGAAGGATACTATTGAGAAGATCGGCAACTCCATTATCCAGCATGGGAGGTATAATGATCGCATATACCTCATGAAATTAGATCCAGAAGATATTCATTCACTTCTGGATAAACTGGATGCTCTTGCAGAAAAAGAAAGCTATTCAAAGATATTCACAAAGGTTCCGGAATATTTCAAAGAACTTCTTTGTGATAGAAATTATCTTTGTGAAGCGGCCATCCCACAATATTATGATGGGAAAGAAAATGCAGTGATCATGAGCAAATTCCTTGATGATAAGAGAAGCATTGACTGTTTGAATGAACGGCATGAAAATGTGCTAACGACGGCTCTATCAAAAAGAAACGATCAGCAGAGCAATGTTCCATCTGAATACTCGATCAGAATATGTGATAAAAGTGATATTTCACAAATGGCGGATCTATATAATAAAACATTTGAAACCTATCCATTTCCCATACATGATCCCGATTACCTCTTAAAAACAATAGAGGATAATGTAGTGTATTTTGGAGCTTTCAAAGAAGATCAAATTATTGCACTCTCTTCTTCTGAAATAGAATACGGTCACTTGAATGTGGAAATGACAGATTTTGCAACATTGCCTGAATTCCGGGGAAAGGGCTTATCTTCATATTTGCTTGGAAAAATGGAAGATGAAATGAAAGCAAAGGGCATCAAAACTGCATATACCATTGCAAGAGCCAGCTCTTATGGAATGAATATTGTGTTTGCAAAATGTGGATATGAATATTGTGGAAGACTTGTAAATAATACCAATATATCTGGCAATATTGAAAGCATGAATATTTGGTATCGAACCTTTCAGACTGATTGA
- a CDS encoding mechanosensitive ion channel family protein, with the protein MVESPILESLFGIMDQFIAFIPILIAVIVLMIVGKFVGKAFGKIGAKILDKIGLDDLIDKTSLGGMIKKTGMTTVAMFDGIIRWFIYIIFAVIIIDILKIQIVANFLTQIILFLPLIASALITLVIGLLIVDFLVELIKKVAMASGIDENIGKSSIGKGLEAAELTASGIIAGIIKAFGYIIFILAASNILGLNVVSNFLVSILNYIPNLFAGMLILVVGLLAIDFLTDYLKGIMEGMEVEGANVWVPVLKGFLALVLVLLALDTVLIDTSIFYLLIGPLAWGFAVVVAFKWGIKEALVAYARERK; encoded by the coding sequence ATGGTGGAATCGCCTATACTGGAAAGTTTATTTGGAATAATGGATCAGTTCATTGCATTTATTCCGATACTTATTGCTGTCATAGTATTGATGATAGTAGGGAAGTTTGTCGGAAAAGCATTTGGAAAGATCGGAGCAAAAATCCTTGATAAGATAGGTTTGGATGATCTCATTGATAAGACATCCTTAGGTGGTATGATCAAAAAAACTGGAATGACCACCGTGGCAATGTTTGATGGTATAATCAGATGGTTCATCTACATCATCTTTGCTGTAATTATTATAGACATACTGAAGATACAGATCGTGGCAAATTTCCTCACCCAGATCATATTATTCCTGCCCCTTATAGCATCGGCATTGATAACCCTTGTAATTGGATTGCTTATCGTTGATTTCCTGGTAGAACTGATCAAGAAGGTCGCGATGGCTTCAGGAATTGATGAAAATATCGGAAAGAGCAGTATCGGGAAAGGTCTTGAAGCAGCAGAATTGACAGCTTCTGGCATAATTGCAGGTATTATAAAAGCTTTCGGATACATAATCTTCATTCTGGCAGCTTCTAATATCCTGGGACTGAATGTGGTCTCTAATTTCCTGGTGAGCATACTCAACTACATACCCAATTTATTTGCAGGAATGCTCATACTGGTAGTTGGGCTATTGGCAATTGATTTCCTTACTGACTACCTAAAAGGCATCATGGAAGGAATGGAAGTAGAAGGAGCAAATGTCTGGGTCCCAGTACTCAAGGGATTCCTTGCACTTGTACTGGTATTACTGGCACTTGATACAGTGCTCATCGATACGAGTATCTTCTATCTGCTGATAGGACCACTGGCATGGGGATTCGCTGTTGTAGTAGCTTTCAAGTGGGGGATCAAAGAGGCACTTGTGGCATATGCAAGAGAGAGGAAATAA
- a CDS encoding MarC family protein, whose amino-acid sequence MDHVSYFINSFITLFVIVSPITGVITFITLTNGLSLREKNVIAKKSVTLAFIISMFFIFTGTIILDVLGISLDSLKVAGGLLLLTVAFDMMHAKISRQSITDKEINASYERDDIWIFPIAMPILAGPATITTAIILTETAEVVQQKMLLILAAVITYSVAMVTFLFSRRIHKKMGYNGMLVLTRLFGLFLGAISVDMIASGVWGLYMSMTILPI is encoded by the coding sequence ATGGATCATGTCAGTTATTTCATTAATTCATTTATCACATTGTTTGTTATTGTAAGCCCGATTACAGGAGTAATTACATTTATAACACTGACCAATGGTCTGAGTTTACGTGAAAAGAACGTAATTGCTAAAAAATCTGTCACATTGGCATTTATAATTTCCATGTTCTTCATTTTTACAGGGACCATTATTCTTGACGTTCTTGGGATAAGTCTTGATTCACTAAAAGTTGCCGGTGGTCTTTTACTTCTAACGGTAGCTTTTGATATGATGCATGCCAAGATATCAAGACAAAGCATCACTGATAAAGAGATAAATGCATCCTATGAACGTGATGATATCTGGATCTTCCCAATTGCAATGCCTATACTGGCAGGTCCTGCTACCATAACAACAGCCATAATTCTTACAGAAACTGCTGAAGTGGTCCAGCAAAAAATGCTCCTCATACTCGCAGCAGTAATAACATATTCAGTAGCCATGGTAACATTTCTCTTTTCCAGAAGAATTCACAAAAAAATGGGATATAATGGAATGCTGGTGCTCACAAGGCTATTCGGTCTGTTCCTAGGTGCAATTTCAGTAGATATGATCGCCAGTGGCGTCTGGGGACTTTATATGAGCATGACTATACTGCCAATTTAA